In a genomic window of Saccharothrix sp. HUAS TT1:
- the rpsS gene encoding 30S ribosomal protein S19 has product MPRSLKKGPFVDDHLLKKVDALNESGKKTVIKTWSRRSTIIPDMLGHTIAVHDGRKHVPVFVSEAMVGHKLGEFAPTRTFKGHIKDDRKSRRR; this is encoded by the coding sequence ATGCCTCGCAGCCTTAAGAAGGGCCCCTTCGTGGACGACCACCTGCTCAAGAAGGTGGACGCCCTCAACGAATCGGGCAAGAAGACCGTCATCAAGACCTGGTCCCGCCGGTCGACGATCATCCCCGACATGTTGGGCCACACGATCGCGGTGCACGACGGTCGCAAGCACGTGCCGGTGTTCGTCTCGGAGGCGATGGTCGGGCACAAGCTCGGCGAGTTCGCCCCGACCCGCACGTTCAAGGGCCACATCAAGGACGACCGGAAGTCGCGCCGTCGCTAG
- the rpsC gene encoding 30S ribosomal protein S3, with the protein MGQKINPHGFRLGITTDWKSRWYADKQYAEYVAEDVKIRKLLSKGMERAGISKVEIERTRDRVRVDIHTARPGIVIGRRGAEADRIRGELEKLTKKQVQLNILEVKSPESDAQLVAQGVAEQLSNRVAFRRAMRKAIQSAMRSPQVKGIRVQCGGRLGGAEMSRSEHYRDGRVPLHTLRADIDYGFFEARTTFGRIGVKVWIYKGDIVGGISAKRERDAAPAADRAPRRDRNERPNRARRSGASGTTATSTEAGRAAAGDQAAAPTEEKTEG; encoded by the coding sequence GTGGGCCAGAAAATCAACCCGCACGGCTTCCGACTTGGTATCACCACGGACTGGAAGTCCCGCTGGTACGCCGACAAGCAGTACGCCGAGTACGTGGCCGAGGACGTCAAGATCCGCAAGCTGCTCTCGAAGGGCATGGAGCGGGCCGGCATCTCCAAGGTGGAGATCGAGCGCACCCGGGACCGGGTCCGCGTCGACATCCACACCGCCCGGCCGGGCATCGTCATCGGCCGCCGCGGCGCCGAGGCCGACCGCATCCGCGGTGAGCTGGAGAAGCTCACCAAGAAGCAGGTGCAGCTCAACATCCTCGAGGTGAAGAGCCCGGAGTCGGACGCGCAGCTCGTCGCGCAGGGCGTGGCGGAGCAGCTGTCCAACCGCGTGGCCTTCCGCCGCGCGATGCGCAAGGCCATCCAGTCGGCCATGCGCTCGCCGCAGGTCAAGGGCATTCGCGTGCAGTGCGGCGGTCGTCTCGGCGGCGCCGAGATGTCCCGCTCCGAGCACTACCGCGACGGCCGCGTGCCGCTGCACACGCTGCGCGCCGACATCGACTACGGCTTCTTCGAGGCCCGCACCACGTTCGGCCGGATCGGCGTGAAGGTGTGGATCTACAAGGGCGACATCGTCGGTGGCATCAGCGCCAAGCGCGAGCGTGACGCCGCCCCGGCGGCCGACCGCGCTCCGCGTCGCGACCGCAACGAGCGCCCGAACCGGGCGCGCCGTTCCGGCGCCAGCGGCACCACCGCGACGAGCACCGAGGCCGGCCGGGCCGCTGCGGGCGACCAGGCCGCCGCGCCGACCGAAGAGAAGACGGAGGGCTGA
- the rplV gene encoding 50S ribosomal protein L22 has protein sequence MNARNEAEAPEFPRAVARARYVRDTPMKVRRVVELIRGRSASEALAVLQFAPQAASEPVRKVLQSAVANAENNLSLDPDTLWVSKVYVDEGPTLKRFRPRAQGRAYRIRKRTSHITVEVESRPKKTSAKAGADRKGAR, from the coding sequence ATGAACGCCCGTAACGAAGCCGAAGCGCCGGAGTTCCCGCGCGCCGTGGCTCGGGCTCGCTACGTCCGTGACACGCCCATGAAGGTGCGTCGCGTCGTCGAGCTCATCAGGGGTCGTAGCGCCAGCGAGGCCCTGGCCGTGCTCCAGTTCGCGCCGCAGGCGGCATCTGAGCCGGTCCGCAAGGTGCTGCAGAGCGCCGTGGCCAACGCCGAGAACAACCTGTCCCTGGACCCCGACACCCTCTGGGTGTCGAAGGTCTACGTGGACGAGGGTCCGACCCTCAAGCGGTTCCGCCCGCGCGCCCAGGGCCGCGCCTACCGGATCCGCAAGCGGACGAGCCACATCACCGTCGAGGTGGAGAGCCGTCCGAAGAAGACCAGCGCGAAGGCCGGCGCTGACAGGAAGGGGGCTCGGTAG